The proteins below are encoded in one region of Pleuronectes platessa chromosome 14, fPlePla1.1, whole genome shotgun sequence:
- the col5a2a gene encoding collagen, type V, alpha 2a has product MGSVRLRTFLFLVVSVAQVLIVTCQDADSGDDLSCTADGQVYTNRDIWKPEPCRICVCDSGQVLCDEIQCDDVTNCDKVAIPDGECCPVCQTDSGGGGGGGGGGGGGSFGGDRVSKGQKGEPGDVPLVTGIRGRPGAMGPPGSPGDRGQRGNKGRPGLRGSAGYDGEPGVPGNPGEAGPPGPPSHPGGLGAQMASGFDGKSAPQGMMTGSRGEAGARGPAGPNGAPGHAGPQGPPGEVGDPGHMGPSGQRGPEGPPGKPGEDGEAGKSGNPGEMGFTGSAGARGFPGTPGPPGLKGHKGHGGIIGQKGETGTVGSKGANGPSGPMGGSGPMGPAGMPGERGRSGPGGIAGKRGPPGNIGKIGPMGPLGLSGPPGYPGTPGMKGQPGPTGVRGPEGPQGQRGETGHLGRAGPVGLTGPGGTDGGPGAKGPVGNIGPQGNGGHLGPSGPPGPQGSTGQPGIKGQLGDVGVGGFKGEAGPKGEFGPSGSQGVIGPQGEEGKRGQRGDAGSVGPAGPVGERGGPGNRGFPGADGLPGPKGAVGDRGTSGPPGPKASVGDPGRTGEPGLPGARGLTGTPGVQGAEGKPGPLGAAGEDGRPGPAGSIGNRGPAGTMGVPGPKGFNGDPGKTGEQGSAGVSGQRGPPGKDGEVGPAGPPGPAGVAGERGEQGPPGVNGFQGLPGNQGPPGESGKPGDEGIPGELGSVGQTGPRGERGIPGERGDLGPNGLQGPKGIPGAPGPDGPKGSPGPAGALGDVGPPGLQGMPGERGISGPSGPKGDRGAIGEKGSEGTPGNDGARGTPGPVGPVGSSGPSGEKGEPGPKGPAGPPGSRGVPGSRGDPGPIGAVGFAGTPGPDGQPGVKGEFGEPGQKGDAGSSGPQGLSGAHGPPGPVGVAGLKGGRGTQGAPGPTGFPGSAGRVGPPGPTGPLGEPGPLGPPGKEGPHGIRGDNGSPGRQGERGPAGPTGSLGDKGDSGEDGPTGPDGPPGPAGTTGQRGIVGLPGQRGERGMPGLPGPGGPPGKQGSTGSSGEKGPSGPVGSAGANGPRGDPGPDGPAGSDGPPGKEGSLGQRGGRGDSGPEGMAGSQGLPGTPGPVGSPGDAGRRGDAGSRGPVGPPGSAGRRGLVGPQGPRGDNGDLGDHGERGQKGHRGFTGLQGLPGPPGTTGEQGTSGIVGPSGSRGPPGPIGPPGKEGYLGQSGPMGPPGTRGLGGEIGPEGPPGEDGPPGPPGPPGPPTAALDELFGPQDYDFDAPPPPPEFTQDEALPNSNSTGSVVVDPSVQATLKALSSQIDNMKSPDGSRKHPARTCDDLKRCYPMKKSGEFWVDPNQGSAEDAIKVHCNMDTGETCISANPDSIPRKSWWSTSRNKPVWFGADINRGTHFTYGNKEQAANSVRVQMTFIRLLSKEASQTITYHCKNSVGYKDDKTGNLKKAVILKGSNDLELKAEGNNRFRYTVVQDSCSQATGNWGKTVFEYRTQKTARLPIVDLAPVDIGGSDQEFGIDIGPVCFL; this is encoded by the exons GAGATGACCTGAGCTGCACGGCTGATGGCCAGGTCTACACCAACAGGGACATCTGGAAGCCCGAGCCATGCCGGATCTGTGTGTGCGACAGCGGCCAGGTCCTGTGCGATGAGATCCAGTGCGATGACGTGACCAACTGTGACAAGGTGGCGATCCCGGACGGCGAGTGCTGCCCGGTGTGTCAGACCGACTCAGGCGGCGGAGGCGGAGGCGGCGGAGGCGGTGGAGGCGGCTCTTTCG GTGGAGACCGGGTCTCTAAG GGTCAGAAGGGTGAACCCGGAGATGTCCCACTC GTCACTGGTATCAGAGGTCGTCCTGGAGCGATG GGACCTCCCGGCTCTCCAGGAGACAGAGGACAACGAGGGAACAAAGGACGGCCT GGCCTTCGGGGTTCCGCGGGTTACGATGGAGAGCCTGGTGTGCCTGGTAATCCTGGTGAAGCTGGACCTCCAGGACCGCCCTCACACCCGGGA GGTCTGGGAGCCCAGATGGCCTCTGGGTTCGATGGGAAGTCGGCTCCCCAGGGCATGATGACCGGCTCCAGG GGAGAAGCCGGAGCACGAGGACCTGCTGGACCCAACGGAGCGCCC GGTCATGCTGGACCACAGGGGCCTCCTGGAGAAGTTGGAGATCCAGGACACATG GGTCCATCTGGTCAAAGGGGACCTGAGGGCCCTCCAGGGAAACCAGGTGAAGAT GGAGAAGCTGGCAAATCAGGAAATCCTGGAGAAATGGGATTCACCGGATCAGCA GGTGCCAGAGGATTTCCTGGTACTCCAGGGCCTCCTGGACTGAAGGGTCACAAA GGTCACGGTGGAATTATAGGCCAAAAAGGTGAAACTGGAACTGTTGGATCCAAG GGTGCCAATGGGCCCTCTGGTCCAATGGGAGGATCTGGACCCATG GGTCCTGCTGGGATGCCGGGGGAGAGAGGGCGATCTGGACCCGGTGGCATCGCT GGAAAACGTGGGCCTCCTGGTAACATTGGAAAAATCGGTCCGATG gGTCCCCTGGGTCTCAGTGGCCCCCCTGGATATCCAGGAACCCCAGGAATGAAG GGACAACCTGGCCCCACAGGAGTCCGAGGTCCTGAGGGCccacagggacagagaggagagacaggtcATCTGGGTAGAGCTGGACCAGTCGGCCTGACG GGACCCGGTGGTACAGACGGTGGCCCCGGGGCCAAAGGACCAGTG GGAAATATTGGTCCACAAGGTaatggcggccatcttggacCTTCTGGCCCACCAGGACCTCAGGGAAGCACCGGTCAGCCTGGTATCAAAGGACAACTG GGAGATGTTGGTGTTGGAGGATTCAAAGGAGAAGCTGGACCCAAAGGAGAATTT GGTCCGTCAGGCTCCCAGGGTGTGATCGGACCTCAGGGTGAGGAAGGAAAGCGAGGACAACGTGGAGATGCCGGTTCTGTCGGCCCTGCCGGTCCTGTTGGCGAGAGG GGAGGTCCCGGTAACAGAGGATTCCCCGGTGCTGATGGGCTCCCAGGACCTAAG ggtGCTGTAGGAGATCGTGGCACATCTGGACCCCCAGGACCCAAAGCCTCCGTAGGAGACCCTGGTCGTACAGGAGAACCTGGTCTGCCAGGAGCAAGG GGTCTTACTGGCACTCCTGGAGTCCAGGGGGCAGAGGGCAAGCCAGGACCCCTG GGAGCCGCAGGTGAGGATGGACGTCCGGGCCCTGCAGGGTCCATTGGAAACCGAGGCCCAGCAGGAACTATGGGAGTTCCCGGCCCTAAGGGCTTCAAT ggtGATCCAGGAAAGACAGGTGAACAGGGATCTGCTGGAGTGTCCGGTCAAAGA GGTCCTccaggaaaagatggagaagttGGCCCTGCTGGTCCCCCCGGGCCGGCT GGTGttgcaggagaaagaggagagcaaGGACCTCCAGGTGTGAATGGATTCCAG GGTCTGCCTGGAAACCAAGGCCCTCCTGGAGAATCTGGGAAACCAGGTGATGAA GGTATTCCTGGAGAGCTCGGCTCTGTGGGTCAAACTGGACCAAGG GGGGAGCGTGGAATTCCTGGTGAGAGAGGAGACCTGGGGCCAAACGGTCTGCAGGGACCTAAAGGAATCCCTGGTGCACCCGGTCCAGATGGACCAAAG GGAAGCCCTGGTCCTGCTGGTGCCCTCGGTGATGTGGGTCCTCCAGGTCTGCAGGGGATGCCAGGAGAGAGAGGCATCTCTGGCCCTTCAGGACCTAAAGGGGACAGa GGAGCAATTGGTGAGAAAGGATCAGAGGGCACACCTGGAAATGACGGAGCAAGA GGGACCCCAGGTCCTGTCGGCCCCGTAGGATCGTCAGGACCCAGTGGTGAGAAG GGCGAGCCTGGACCCAAAGGACCAGCTGGCCCTCCAGGATCCAGAGGAGTGCCT GGATCCAGAGGTGACCCAGGCCCAATCGGAGCTGTTGGTTTTGCTGGAACTCCT GGTCCTGATGGTCAACCTGGAGTCAAGGGAGAGTTTGGAGAGCCAGGCCAGAAAGGAGATGCTGGATCATCAGGACCTCAAGGCTTGTCCGGAGCTCACGGACCTCCT GGTCCAGTCGGTGTTGCTGGACTGAAGGGTGGCAGAGGAACACAGGGCGCACCA GGTCCCACTGGTTTCCCTGGATCTGCAGGAAGAGTCGGACCCCCAGGCCCAACT GGTCCACTTGGAGAACCAGGACCCCTCGGGCCTCCAGGCAAGGAGGGACCTCATGGTATTCGTGGAGACAACGGATCCCCTGGAAGACAAGGAGAGCGAGGACCAGCGGGACCAACTGGCAGCCTAGGAGACAAAGGGGACTCCGGAGAGGACGGACCCACG GGTCCTGatggtcctcctggtccagctGGAACCACAGGGCAGAGAGGCATTGTGGGTCTCCCTGGTCagagaggagagcgagggaTGCCCGGCCTTCCAGGACCAGGG GGTCCACCAGGGAAACAAGGATCCACGGGATCATCTGGAGAGAAAGGTCCCTCAGGTCCAGTTGGTTCTGCTGGTGCTAATGGACCTCGTGGTGATCCTGGTCCTGAT GGCCCTGCAGGATCTGATGGTCCACCAGGCAAGGAAGGCAGTCTTGGACAAAGA GGAGGCCGAGGAGATTCTGGTCCAGAGGGTATGGCAGGTTCACAGGGACTTCCTGGCACCCCAGGTCCTGTGGGCTCCCCGGGTGACGctggaagacgaggagacgct GGCTCGAGAGGACCGGTCGGTCCACCTGGCTCGGCTGGAAGGAGAGGATTAGTG GGACCACAAGGACCAAGAGGAGATAACGGGGACCTGGGCGATcacggagagagaggacagaagggACATCGTGGATTTACTGGTCTACAGGGTCTCCCCGGACCCCCG GGAACGACGGGTGAACAAGGAACGTCAGGAATCGTTGGACCAAGCGGCTCCAGG GGGCCTCCTGGACCTATTGGACCTCCAGGAAAGGAAGGATACCTGGGACAGTCGGGGCCCATGGGACCTCCTGGAACTCGTGGACTCGGTGGAGAAATCGGACCAGAG GGCCCCCCAGGAGAGGACGGACCCCCAGGTCCCCCCGGTCCCCCAGGACCTCCCACGGCTGCACTGGACGAACTCTTCGGCCCTCAGGATTATGACTTcgacgctcctcctcctcctcctgagttCACCCAGGACGAGGCTCTGCCCAACAGCAACTCCACAGGCTCCGTGGTCGTGGACCCCAGCGTCCAGGCCACGCTGAAGGCCCTCAGCAGCCAGATCGACAACATGAAGAGCCCGGACGGCAGCAGGAAGCATCCGGCCAGGACCTGTGACGACCTGAAGAGATGCTACCCCATGAAGAAGAGTG GTGAGTTCTGGGTGGATCCAAACCAAGGCAGTGCCGAGGACGCCATCAAAGTGCACTGCAACATGGACACCGGAGAGACCTGCATCTCCGCCAACCCGGACAGCATTCCTCGTAAATCGTGGTGGAGCACTTCCAGGAACAAGCCTGTGTGGTTCGGAGCCGACATCAACAGGGGAACACAT TTCACGTACGGCAACAAAGAACAGGCGGCAAACTCCGTCAGAGTTCAGATGACCTTCATCCGCCTCCTCTCCAAGGAAGCATCCCAGACCATCACCTACCACTGCAAGAACTCCGTGGGCTACAAGGACGACAAGACGGGCAACCTGAAGAAGGCTGTGATCCTCAAGGGCTCCAACGACCTGGAGCTCAAAGCCGAGGGAAACAACCGCTTCAGATACACGGTGGTGCAGGACTCCTGCTCT CAAGCAACCGGTAACTGGGGCAAGACGGTGTTTGAGTACAGGACACAGAAAACAGCAAGACTTCCTATTGTGGATCTCGCCCCTGTGGACATTGGTGGCTCGGATCAGGAGTTCGGCATCGACATCGGGCCCGTGTGCTTCTTGTAA